In a single window of the Nilaparvata lugens isolate BPH chromosome 1, ASM1435652v1, whole genome shotgun sequence genome:
- the LOC111051366 gene encoding U6 snRNA-associated Sm-like protein LSm3, translating into MAEEGDLIPAITVKEPLDLIRLSLDERIYVKMRNERELRGRLHAYDQHLNMVLGDAEETVTTVEIDEETYEEVYKSTKRNIPMLFVRGDGVILVSPPVRAAS; encoded by the exons ATGGCAGAGGAAGGTGATTTG ATTCCAGCAATAACTGTCAAGGAACCTTTAGATTTGATCAGGCTGAGTCTTGATGAAAGGATCTATGTCAAGATGAGAAACGAAAGGGAACTAAGAGGAAGGCTTCAT GCCTACGATCAGCATTTGAACATGGTACTGGGTGACGCCGAAGAAACAGTTACTACGGTTGAAATAGATGAAGAAACCTATGAAGAAGTTTACAAATCAACTAAGAGAAATATTCCGATGTTGTTTGTGCGCGGAGACGGTGTGATCTTAGTTTCTCCCCCTGTTCGTGCAGCATCATAG